One Littorina saxatilis isolate snail1 linkage group LG1, US_GU_Lsax_2.0, whole genome shotgun sequence genomic window carries:
- the LOC138968987 gene encoding uncharacterized protein has translation MSQEKTALARTLSVTNKRLAEVELELQIAEEQYQLAKRKAYLTKELAELSALRLRDEPSLHTVQRTIKKEPAPQDYSTSTTHGRRWHEPRLSNDDAYSQPSDAASPTLSRASSRLNTQGSAVGPRQNHTSLPVQSSHGAASLFWMKRDLLTHRLTPFDERPESFHVWKDCFTSIMLDLDVSPAEELDLLAKYLGPESKRYAQSLRSANIGNPQRGLQLLWKRLDERFGSPELIEACLKARLEEFPPISKDQRSLYELSDLLEEILSAKMNPVLAPLFALYDSSTGVNMVVRKLPHHLRQKWVMRAATYKSNHHVPFPPFEFFVDFVKTCATIQNDPAFNLENDKKAKPVLSRKTNLEAKPELCPIHTTARHSLLECKGFAAKSLSEKKATLKEKGVCYRCLSSTSHRAKDCNMSVKCSVCSGRHHTTMHQDRPSASLDPIREHGGEVSAKCTTLCKGGHMSRSCGKVVKVKVFPPEKTKGIQVYAILDDQSNASLATPELMDQLGSSPSEIEYQLTSCGGTQAMSGRQLRNITVQSTDGRSLILPHVLECDTIPNDRSEIPSSEVAQHHGHLNRIRKRIPPLDKEIPIALLIGRDLPEAHHVLEQIVGPPKSPFAQRLPLGWVIIGDVCLNKVHKPSTIRVAKTSVIDGRRTIFEPCPFNLKVDVAKDVGAEVFQRTPEDDKVGLSVEDKAFLALMDEKFKQNEEGRWSAPLPLRSEKPIPTCNRSQAVSRAKALEASLKKNPVKREHFFQFMEKILKSGSAEEVPQGKAGHCWYLPLFGVYHPKKPDKIRGVFDSSATFEGVSLNSLLLSGPDLTNSLLGILLRFRRDAVAIAGDIEQMFYQFFVDQEHRDLLRFFWYRGNNFDAPLVEHRMCVHVFGNSPSPAVATYGLRKSIAHSAPDVKKFVERDFYVDDGITSVPEVDQAVHLMQRTQRELQKTGGINLHKVVSNSRSVLAAFPREELSTELQNLQPTDPLPTHGCLGLSWNLERDTFDISPQVSNGDFSRRGVLSTINGIYDPLGFLAPATISGKIFLREVSPDGKAWDKPIPDNFRHRWELWKQSLQDIKGLETPRMFLPTSLTQSPDAKYHVFCDASEKAISSVAYVQVLHEPDSPLILNPSMLLTQKSGESQPLPDYSNLKDCYKQHWKHVQVLSNAFWKKWKEEYLQELQQRRRWMQTEENLKENSLVLQGPFGAS, from the coding sequence ATGTCTCAAGAAAAGACTGCTCTAGCCCGAACCCTCTCCGTCACCAACAAACGACTGGCAGAGGTGGAACTCGAGCTGCAGATTGCAGAGGAACAGTACCAGCTGGCAAAAAGGAAAGCCTATCTTACCAAGGAACTGGCGGAGCTGAGCGCCCTCAGGCTGAGGGACGAGCCCAGCCTCCACACTGTTCAAAGAACGATCAAGAAAGAGCCCGCCCCCCAGGACTACTCCACGTCCACCACGCACGGACGTCGATGGCACGAGCCAAGATTGTCGAACGACGATGCCTACAGCCAACCGTCTGACGCAGCATCTCCCACTCTTTCCAGAGCCTCTTCACGCCTCAATACACAGGGATCTGCAGTTGGACCCAGGCAGAACCACACGTCCCTACCAGTCCAGTCATCACATGGCGCTGCCTCATTGTTTTGGATGAAGCGGGATCTCTTGACTCATCGATTGACTCCGTTCGATGAACGCCCGGAGTCATTCCACGTTTGGAAAGACTGTTTTACATCCATCATGCTCGACTTGGATGTCTCTCCTGCCGAGGAGCTGGACCTCCTGGCCAAGTACCTTGGACCAGAGTCCAAGAGGTATGCCCAGAGCCTGAGGTCTGCCAACATCGGGAATCCTCAGAGAGGACTCCAACTCCTCTGGAAGCGCCTGGACGAGCGGTTTGGCTCACCTGAGCTCATTGAGGCATGCCTGAAGGCAAGGCTGGAGGAGTTTCCACCTATCTCTAAAGATCAGCGCAGCCTCTACGAGTTGAGCGACCTCCTCGAAGAAATCTTGTCAGCCAAGATGAACCCTGTCCTCGCCCCTCTGTTTGCCCTTTACGACTCGTCTACAGGGGTCAACATGGTGGTACGGAAGCTTCCTCACCACCTCAGACAGAAGTGGGTCATGCGCGCAGCGACATACAAAAGCAATCACCACGTTCCATTCCCCCCCTTTGAGTTTTTTGTGGACTTCGTTAAAACTTGCGCCACAATTCAGAACGACCCAGCCTTCAATTTGGAGAATGACAAAAAGGCCAAGCCAGTGCTCTCCAGAAAGACCAACCTTGAAGCAAAACCCGAGCTTTGCCCAATCCACACAACCGCAAGGCACTCTTTGCTGGAGTGTAAAGGCTTCGCAGCAAAATCACTTAGTGAGAAGAAGGCAACCCTGAAAGAGAAAGGAGTGTGCTACAGATGCCTTTCTTCCACCAGCCACAGGGCAAAGGACTGCAATATGTCGGTCAAGTGCAGTGTCTGCTCTGGAAGGCACCACACCACCATGCATCAGGACAGACCATCAGCATCCCTGGATCCCATCAGAGAGCATGGCGGGGAGGTGTCCGCAAAGTGCACCACCTTGTGCAAAGGGGGTCACATGAGCAGATCCTGCGGTAAGGTGGTGAAGGTCAAAGTTTTTCCCCCTGAAAAGACCAAGGGGATCCAAGTTTACGCGATCTTGGATGACCAAAGCAATGCCTCCCTGGCAACGCCGGAGCTGATGGATCAGCTAGGCTCGTCCCCCAGTGAAATTGAATATCAGCTAACGTCCTGCGGCGGAACACAAGCGATGAGTGGTCGTCAGCTCCGGAACATCACTGTCCAGTCCACTGACGGAAGGTCCTTGATCTTGCCCCACGTACTTGAATGCGACACCATTCCAAACGATCGATCAGAAATCCCTTCTTCTGAAGTGGCCCAACATCATGGCCATCTCAATCGCATAAGGAAAAGAATCCCTCCTCTCGACAAAGAAATCCCCATCGCACTGCTGATTGGACGGGACCTCCCTGAAGCCCACCACGTGCTGGAGCAAATTGTTGGCccaccgaaatcgccatttgcaCAGCGACTGCCTCTTGGCTGGGTAATCATCGGGGATGTGTGCCTCAACAAAGTCCACAAACCATCGACCATCAGAGTTGCCAAGACGAGCGTCATTGATGGAAGAAGGACCATTTTTGAACCTTGCCCGTTCAACTTGAAGGTCGACGTCGCCAAAGATGTCGGAGCTGAAGTTTTCCAGCGAACGCCAGAAGATGACAAGGTTGGGCTGTCCGTGGAGGACAAAGCATTTTTGGCTCTCATGGATGAGAAATTCAAGCAAAATGAAGAAGGGCGTTGGTCGGCTCCTCTTCCCCTGAGATCGGAAAAACCAATCCCCACCTGCAATCGGTCCCAAGCTGTCAGTCGTGCCAAGGCCTTGGAGGCATCACTGAAGAAGAACCCCGTAAAAAGAGAACACTTCTTCCAGTTTATGGAGAAGATCCTGAAGAGTGGCTCCGCTGAAGAGGTCCCCCAGGGTAAAGCTGGACACTGCTGGTACCTTCCACTTTTCGGAGTGTACCACCCCAAAAAACCTGACAAAATCCGCGGTGTATTCGACTCGTCAGCGACCTTCGAAGGCGTCTCTCTGAACTCGCTGCTGCTGTCTGGGCCAGACTTGACAAACAGCCTCCTTGGCATTCTGCTGAGGTTCCGCAGAGATGCAGTGGCAATAGCTGGGGACATAGAACAGATGTTCTACCAGTTTTTCGTTGACCAAGAACACAGAGATCTCCTACGCTTCTTTTGGTACCGAGGCAACAACTTTGACGCACCCCTCGTGGAACACAGGATGTGTGTCCATGTCTTTGGCAACAGTCCATCTCCAGCGGTTGCTACCTACGGCCTCCGGAAGAGCATTGCCCACAGTGCACCAGATGTGAAGAAGTTCGTCGAGCGGGACTTCTATGTTGACGACGGGATCACCTCCGTTCCTGAAGTCGACCAAGCTGTCCACCTCATGCAGCGCACGCAAAGAGAGCTTCAAAAAACCGGCGGGATCAATCTCCACAAGGTTGTTTCAAATAGCAGGAGTGTTTTGGCAGCCTTTCCCAGAGAAGAACTGTCCACGGAGCTGCAAAACCTCCAGCCTACTGACCCCTTACCAACTCATGGATGTTTGGGTTTGAGCTGGAACTTGGAAAGAGATACATTTGACATTTCCCCCCAGGTTTCCAATGGAGATTTTTCTCGAAGAGGGGTCTTATCCACCATCAACGGGATTTATGACCCTCTTGGTTTCCTCGCTCCAGCAACCATCAGTGGCAAGATTTTCCTGCGAGAGGTGTCTCCAGATGGCAAGGCCTGGGACAAACCCATCCCGGACAACTTCCGCCACCGTTGGGAGCTGTGGAAACAGTCCCTCCAAGACATCAAAGGGCTCGAAACACCTCGCATGTTTCTTCCAACATCCCTTACCCAGTCACCCGATGCTAAATACCACGTCTTCTGCGATGCTTCAGAGAAGGCTATCTCTTCGGTGGCCTACGTTCAGGTGCTCCATGAACCTGATTCCCCCCTCATTCTGAACCCGTCAATGCTGCTGACGCAAAAGAGTGGCGAAAGTCAACCTTTACCTGACTACAGCAACTTGAAAGACTGTTACAAACAACACTGGAAGCATGTTCAGGTACTGTCTAACGCCTTTTGGAAGAAGTGGAAAGAGGAGTACCTGCAGGAGCTACAGCAGAGGAGGCGGTGGATGCAGACTGAAGAGAACCTCAAGGAGAACAGTCTGGTTCTTCAGGGACCCTTCGGTGCCTCGTAA